GCCCAATGTGGAAAGGACTTGCTGAGAGGAAGGAGTTCCGAGTCAATAGGAAGATCAGACTGCACAGAGGGTTTAAGTATCGACATCTCGctgcagaaaaaaaaaacgtacTGGCACTTCCCATATCAGTTTTATGGAGTGGTTTGGAGTATGAGCCTGTCCCTCTCGCTGCTTATCATCCTCtctatcgtcgtcgtcatcgtcagcTCCACCTCCATCCAATACCTCAGCCAGATAATGGTCCGCGGTATCGTCACCCAAGTCAAATTCATCGGCCCCGACCTCGTCATACATCTCCTCGACCAGCGTACTGTCCGTTGAGCCCGGAGACATGGAAGCCAAGATTCCGGGACTTTGACTTGAAGTAGCTGCAAAAGTTGTACTTGACGGCGTGATGTTACGGAGGCGTAAAACCTCTCCTTGTAGTTGAGAGAGCGACAAGTAGGGATTCACCCATCGAAGAGCGAGCCGCGAATGTTCTAGCAGCAGTAAATTGAATATCGTCTTGTACTTCTGATCTGTGAGATGTATATATTAGACCCATATTGGTAGAGCTAGACTAAATAATGACCTACATTTCTCTGAAGAATAGGCCTTTTCGATACCAAGAAATTCATGGCCATACCACTTACACATGTTGCTAGCCTCACTCTCAAGCCGCACCCTTTCCTCGCGACAACGATCGAGAGTCAACATCGCTCGTATCCCAGAACGAACGGACTCATCGACAAGCCAAAGTGGGGCAGCCTCACTGTCCGAACGAGCAATCCAGACGTCCTCCCACAGATAGGAGGACTCTGGGTCACGTAGAGCTGCAAGTTCGACCGGAAGAGACCTCGGGATCGGAATCGCATAGGATGGCTTGTGTAGAGCTTTTAGTTTGTCCACGTATTGGTTGTATTTCTTAATGGCACTTTGGAGCGCTGGGGCTCGTTTGGATATTGATTTGCGGGTGAGTTGATGTGCTTTCGTTCCTTCAAAAAACTCAGCTATCATGTGCGTGAACCGATACAAACATATCAACTTACCGAGGGCGAAGTCCCGACCACCGACAGCACGGTCTAACTTGTCCCATTCAAAGAAGCTGCCGATACACCGCTTCCGGACGTTGATTTTAAGGTCTCGTGCGAGTAATAGGAGCTGGAGATATTCGAATGGGACATTCTTGAGCTCTGGGAAACCTTCGGAGATGTTGAGGGAGAGGTAGAGGTCCTCTGACCTTGATTTGAGTACGGCGTGAGCACTCTCAAGCAAAGGCAGTGTGGCGATGGCATCGGCCGACGCGGACGGTAGGTGCTTAACGGCGTGCTTGGTAGTGACAATTGTCTCTTCGAGCGCTTCGACTTCAGACTGAAGCTTGAGAACCTTCCCGAGCTCCTTCTTCAGGCGGATTGGTGCATCTGTTGATGGCCATCAGTAGGAGAACACCGAAACGAGTAGCGATGCGTACGAGAGCGAACTGATGTCTGTGCTTCCTTCTGTTGCTCCCAATGCACCCGAAGCTCTTCCACTGGAACACAGACTTTCAATAACATCTTCTCAGCCTCGGCCTCCTTAACCTCAATGTTGTCGTGTAGTTTTGTTGTCATCCAAGTCCCAAGTTCCTGTTGTCGCTCTTCGGCAAGATGCTGTAAGGCTCGATCGAGTAACCATTTCCGGCGAGCAGCCTAAAGTAAGTCAGTGATAGTATAAAGGATATAGGAGTAAGTGATCGTACCGAAGATTGCCTCTCGGGACCTATTAACTTTCGGAGTGCTGCCCAGAGCCTCTCTGTCCCCTCCCCATCAGTCAGACCCAAGCCAGGCTTCAgatgagggttgaacctcagTTGACATGGCCATTGGTGGCCATAGGCATGCATAACACTTGTCGCCAGTTGCAGCCTTGAAAAGTAGTCCTGCGGGAGTAAGTCATACTTACAAACGGTAAGTAAAACACAGGCACGATAACTTATGTATTCATGACTTACCGTGTTCATACTTCTATCAAGCACACATCCAATGTCGTATAACGCAAGTACTGTTGCAGAACTGGGTAGCAACGAAAACAGAGTCTCCAAAAGGGCAATGGAGTACTTCTGTTGTTCTCCCGGGGTATCAATTGAAGCTACAAAGAGAGGCACATCGTGCCGACACACAAGGCCCATCAGACCCCGCTCACGGAACATTTCGGATGCTGCGTGTTTCGATTCTCCCCTTGCAGCGTAGTACGACTCCCGACACTGGTCTATCGACTCATCGGGAACTTGTGGAGTGTAACGTTTGGCGGGTTTCTTCCGGGCGGCCGCAACACGCTCTCCAACTTCATCCACCACTAATTTGGAGAGGAAGCGTTCAGAATCGTAGAACGGTACACCCTCGCCTGCAGATACTAGCTGGCGATGGTGTAAGTTTCCGTCTAGCGCTACATGTATGTCTCCACCACTGTATTAATGAATTAGACGTATCAAGTAGAAGGAAGACAACTGTTACTTACTCGTCAAACGAGCGTCCGAACTCGTCTCCACCAAAACAAGCTGGACACAAGCGCTGTAAGACGGTAGCGCACTCTTCCTTCAACAGCACACTCGGGATTGGTGGGCTTTGTGTATATGAAGCGGGGCGGGCGGTTGCAAGCAAAGCGGGAGTTGAGGTTTCGGTGGTGGTCGGAAGGTGGTTGGTGGTAGAAGACGGCATTTGCTCGCACAATGTGGCAGAGGGCGAAGGAGTCGGCTTGCATTCGTCGATGATACGGGACATTTCTCGGTCCAGCATTACCTGGAGACAGTCGAACCATTGGACAGCAAAACCGAGAGGCTTCCGAATGGGATCGTGTTGCTTTCCACCCTGTGAACAAGTCAGTGAAACCAACGAAGTCGCAACGAAACAAATACATACCGTCTGATTGCACAAGGTAAAGCCGCGACGGCTGTACATCATAGCAAGGGAGCTGGAAAATGATGTGATGGCGTCGCACGAGTACCGCCATAGTATTTGGTAGAAGTCGAGAAGATCAATCGTAAATGCAGTTTGTGGTCTTGAGGGCGAGGCAGGGAAAAGGCCATTCTGGACGAGGACCTGTGGTAACGTGCAGCATTCACAGTATGGAACAGTAAGGTCTCTATGGCCTTTCGAAGCCGCAAGTGAGAAATACATTGGCTACGTTAATCAACGAATACACTCACTGTAGAACGAGTAGCAGCGTAGCTTCGACTGCTTGGGGATACAGTTTCCTGTCGAGCAGCAAGAGGAAACCTGTACGGGAAGAGGGTCTGCCTTTCCAACAGTTCTGTCCCGGTAGAGAACCAGAGAGTCCAGCAACGTTGGAAGGAGCCTCTTCCAGTTCAAGTTGAGCTGAACAGCATTGCTGGAACGCATCTGACCACCAGTGGTAGTATTCCTGGGAGGCGTGGTGTTGAATGCCGCTTCAACAGAAGATGACAcgtcgttgtcgttgagTTCCATCCCGTCGTTCTCCCCGCCATTCATATCCATCCCACCTTCTCCGACCATTTCGAGCCCTACATGTCCGGAACATCCATCAACTGCCTCCTTTACAATTTCGGCCTCCTTTGACTCTGAACAACTAGCCATCATTGCGCGTCTGCGCGCCGTGGATGTGGCCAAGAGCGAGGCTATTCGAGCCCGACCCTCCTCAATTTTTTTCGCATTGCCCGGTATTTCAACCCATTTGTTTCCTCTCGCCTTTGAACGCCTCTTGCCTGGGCTGCGGGTTATCTTGCCTGGACTACGTGTTATCTTGCCATAGTTCATGAATGACGCCAGAAAGGCCAAGTGAAGgtgaggaggaaagaaagcTGATATTGACAGGCAACGTGATCGTTACATCGAAGCTACTGGTAGAGGACGCAACAGAGGAATAGCTGCTAGTAGGGGAAGGTAGGGATGTAGTTCGGGTTACCTAGGAAGCGTAGATGGCCTCGAAGGCCCGTTTCTCACGGCTATTATGGGGGCCTTCTAGGCCTTTACGTTACCTGTCAAGTCCTGGACTGAGGTGGTGGTTTCTTAATGGTCCATCATCGCTATTGTCGTTCGTACTCATCGCTCCCTTGTTTCACTCCGTTACCTTCGTTAGCTGTCCGCCTGCTATGTATATGTACCTATTTGTTATTCAATGCTTGGACTTTACGGGGTACTTGATCTTATACCATAACATTTCTCCACTAAGTTTGTAGGCGGCCTCAGGGCGTGTCCATACTTTGAACTTTGGAGCAGATTGACCATTGACATCTATCAGTTCCTGACTTCGTCCCCCCCAGTCGATTTCGCTCTACCTCTTGCAAAAAAGTTCCATTCAAACAGGGAACGCACCATCGGTGAGATGGCTGTTCAGCTTTTGTTTTTTTCGAGTTTCTCGTTCGACTTGTTGTAAAAAGGTAGTCTAACAATGATTTTTTTTCCTTGACACCTGCTAGCAATTCTCATTAGTTGTTCAATTTTGTCTGCTTTCAGTTGCTTATAAGCACTGTGTTCGCCTTGTCGTTGATTACGTGCCAAGCATGAGGGGAATCTTTTGGAGGTGTTACCTTGAGAAATTTCGAGCTCATAATGAGTTCTGTCGAGAGTTGGACGTCTTGTGATCGCTGTTTGTCGTGCACGAGGTTGGAGCGGCTGAAAACTTCTGTAATCTGTCTGTTTCTACCGTACAACGCGGTACCTGACCTCGAAATGGTTTCGTTCTTGTCACCGTCCGCCACCTTTAGACGTCCAGCAGCTGCACATGCTCTCCTGGAACACCTAAAATGCCGTATCTGCTCACATGAGCACGATAGACGCATATAGCTCTCAATCAATTGCGGGCACAGCGGATCGCGGTAAATTTCTCGCATGGACCGGACTTGGACAGGGTAGTCCATCGTGGAGATTCGAATCCCTGAAACATCAGATGCGGGGAGAGTTTAGCGAGGTGAGTATAAATACAGTTTGTCTTTCGGCCAGAACGGTTTCCCTCATACAACCATGACACGCAGCACGTTGTTCTTGGTGGCAGCCCTAGTCAGCAGTGCGACTGCTCTATGGCCTCAACCTCAGAGTATATCAACTGGCTCTAACGCTCTCAAGATCTCACCTTCCTTCCATATCACCCTCTCTGGAATCAAAAACGCTCCTAAAGACCTTCTCGACGCGATTTCGGAGACCAAAGACAATATCGCGAATGATAAACTCGAACGGCTCGTCGTTGGTCGTGGTGCTGTAGATGCAGAAGCTGTTGCGAAAAGTGCCGAGTTGAAAGAGCTCGTAGTGTCCCTGGAGCACGATGGCAAAATCCGAAGTATTTCAGAGGAAGCAGTCGATGCGATAGAGAACAGAGTTGAAGGATATAGCCTTACTGTTCCTGAAGATGGGTCAGCGGCTACTCTCAAAGCGAATTCTACACTTGGGCTATATCGAGGATTGACGACATTCCAGCAGCTATGGTACTTCTGGGATGGCAAGGTTTACCTGGTGGACGCACCTGTCGAAATCCAAGACTCTCCCAAATATGTATGTCCCATGTGGTTCATCATTTCGACAACACCTGACAATCCTTGACCCTTTCCAGCCTTACCGTGGACTTATGCTTGACACTGCCCGGAACTAGTGCGTGATTGACAATTTGACTCAGTTGTGGTCTTGTGCTCAAGATGAAGCTTCAATGTACTATTTCTAGCTTCCCGGTTGAAGATATCAAGCGTACTTTGGATGCCATGAGCCTGGTCAAGGTACGGACCATATGTTCATTGCCCGTTTTCCCCTATCCGCCATGACCGTCATACCCTTTCCAGATCAACACCTTCCATTGGCACGTTGTCGACAGCCAGAGCTTCCCACTCCAAGTTCCGGGATTTATGGAGTTGTCTGAAAAGGGTGCCTACTCACCTTCCTCGGTGTACACACCAAAAGACGTGAAAGATATTGTTGCTTATGCCGCAGCGGTACGTTTTTCAAACATTGTCTTTGGACGAAATGAGCAAACAACTTTCTCAGCGTGGTATCGATGTAATTGCCGAAATTGATACCCCAGGTCACACCTCCGTGATCGCCAAGGCCTTTCCCGAACACATCGCCTGTAACGAAAAAACTCCCTGGGCCACGTACGCCAACGAACCTCCCGCTGGCCAGCTCCGTCTCGCCTCCGACGCAACTGTCAAGTTCACCGCTAATCTCATTGAAGCTGCTTCTTCCTTGTttctatccaagttcttctcgACCGGGGGAGATGAAGTGAAGCAATCTTGTTaccaagacgatgaagagactCAACAACAGCTTAATGCAAGCGGGAAGACTGTGGAAACTGCGTTGAACGACTTTATGAAGGCTACCCATGAAGCGTTGCATAAGAACGGGAAGACGGCTGTTGTATGGCAAGAGATGGTTTTGGAACATAAGATCGAGTTGAGGAACGatactgtgatcttgtgagTTTCTGCTCTTTTTGTGCTTGATGTAATTAACCACGGCTGAAAGCGTCTGGATATCTTCTACCGATGTCAAGGCCGTCGCAGAAGCAGGGTTTAGACTTGTTCATGCTGCGTCTGACTATTTCTACCTTGactgtggtggtggtggatggGTTGGGGACTTCCCCAGTGGAAATAGTTGGTGTGATCCTTTCAAAACCTGGCAGAAGGTTCGTTTTCTTTCCTACCCTCTCCTCCCAAACTCTTGATCCTGATCGCTGCACACACAGGCCTACTCATTCGACCCAACTGCCAACTTGACCGAATCTGAATCCAAACTCGTCTTGGGTGGACAACAACTCCTCTGGACCGAACAATCCGGTCCTCAAAATCTGGATTCTATAGTATGGCCTCGTGCAGCATCATCTGCAGAAGTGTTTTGGTCTGGTATAGGAGGGAGTATCAGTCAGGCGTTGCCGAGGTTGCACGAGCTTGGGTTTAGGTTGAATCAGAGAGGTGTGAGGGCTATACATCTGCAGCCTTTGTGGTGTGCGTTGAGACCTGGGGTTTGTGATTTGACTGCTTAAAGTGAGCGGCCTTAGCCTTGTTTCCAGCTTGATACTCCGACCGTTGGAAGGTGGTGTTTGAATATCGTTATCATGGTTCATCATCCCTATATCGCTGTACATATAGCGAACACAACATATACATATAACGTTCTTTGCGAAGTTCCTTGTTCCGATAGGTCTTGTCTGACGTGGGCGCAAACCTCAGCATTCCGATTGTGCGGTGTAAGACTCGGCTGAAGGGATGTCATTTAATGCCATGACATGTGGCGAGTGTCCAAAATAAAGTTCTTCGAGTGTCATGTTCTTCGTAGACTCATAACCGGTCGTTGCAGGAAGAAGTTGGTCGAGACATTCGCTGATGATGTTCAACTGAGATCTTGTCATCACATTCTGAGTAGCACCACGTTATGAATTAATCCTCGGAGTGTTTACCATGTACCTCTGACTACTATGGCCCGGTAAAAAATAAAGCGTCAAAATTAACATAACTGAACATTCATGCATCAAATGTCAGACATTGTTCTCTGCGTCTCGTCCTCCAAATTGTTTAGGCTCATCGTGTTCCTTGAGTGGCATGCCTTCCTGCCTCACAACCTTGTTACGCTGATTCCCAAGTTGAATCTTTTCCTCAGCAGATGTCTGCTGGTTTCCTTCTCCGTCAACTTCCTCTTGGACTCTGACCAAGTTCCCGGGCCGGTAATATCTCCttcaccaccaccttctCGCCAGCCATTTGCACGCGATGTGTTCCGCATCAAGGAAGTTGCTATCACACTCTGAATGACACTCCGTAGCCGATGTGCCAACGTATTCATGCAGTCGGAACCTGGTCCAAAAATAGTTGTAGCAACTTGAAGGACGTACATCTTCAAAGTCTTAGGGCTGTTCACTCAAATCAAGTCATTTGAAAGAACATTCGGTTGAATGGGAGGAACCTTGGGAATTCCAAGTTGAATGGTGGTTCTCGACAGAACTTATACATTTGCTAGACCATGCGGAATCAATGTTCTGGATTTACTAAACCCGATATCGTCAAACAATTCAACCGGAAACCTTGACGCCGCTGTAATTATAAATACATTTGTATGCCTGATGAATCGATGAAGTGTTGAACATCGTTTTTTGATCGTTTTGGTACCCGATCTGTTATACCTTTGAGTCCATAATCGCTTTGCTTTCGAACCCCTAACGGAAATCCAATAATTGAAAGTTGTAATTTGTGAGATGATGATTATGAGGTGATACAGTGATATCGAAGCAGATGTAATAATGCGAGATCGGATACAAGTTGAGATACAGTTGCAAATGAGAGAGCCTAACATGATAGAAATGTATGCGTAGATAAATAGTACAGACGATAAGTAAACGATATATGCAATTCTAACATGAAGAATAACGAATAATGAGGTTGACCGTTATGAGGGGGCGATAGCGTCTGTGTATGGGGGTGGAGGATCGAGAGCAGCCAGAACCGTGTCGTACGTAACATAATCGCCCAAGGTCTCCTCTTTAAAAGGGGGTAGCCCACTGGCAAGGTGAGGGATTCGGGCAACGTGAGAATGGCGAGACCGTGCACTATATCCTAGATGGATTTGCATCCGAAGGCTGTCTAAAATCGGACTGAGGGATTCATACTTGGGTGTGGTAGCCTGAGATTCTGTGTCCATGAGCCAAGCAAGCTTTGTTGTCCGCACGGCAGTCCAGTTGCCTTTACACCACCCTTCGAGGGGTGGATCTTTAATCTCCTGTCCGTTCTCGTAGCGGCAGATGATCCACGCGAAGACATAGACAAGTGATTCGAGGTCATAGCGCACAAAGTGCTTCGCTGATCCTTCAGCTCCCTTGACAAGCGTCAAGAGATCTATTGCGATAAAAGGTTTGGTACCTGTTCGCTGTTTGGATGTAGCACGTCGATTTTCTTCCATAGTACACGCCAAATCGAAGTCGTTAAGAACGCCGACTTTCCTGTCGCCAGTTAGACGAAACATCAAGTTATTAACGCTGATATCACGATGCATGATACCCGGAACAGTGACCAGCCATCGATGACCTGCCAGATAATCATCAGAATCCGGCCGCGGACAAATACTAGATACCCACAGTTGACAATGTCTTTAAGTGCTAATCTCAATTCCTCAGGACCAGCGAGGTCAGTAATCGGAAATAATTCTTCCACAACCAAGTATCGGAGGGTCCTCTTTTCATATTCTTCCCCAAAAAGTTGTTCGAACGACACAGTGCCTTCAAACTCGCCCGAATCGAGCATATCCGGAAGGTGGTCTAGAACCCATTGATCCTGAGCGCGAGAATCCGCTGCTACTCTCGCTTTCTTGATGAAGACTTGCTCAGCTTGCCGGGTGGTCGGAGCACTCGAGATCTTCAAGATCAGTCCTCGAACCTCTGTTTTACCGAATAGCTTCCCGCTCTCAGCCTTTATGCCCATCGTACAAGTGCCACGACTAATTAAACCGCGGGGAAAGATGCGGATATCTGACACCTCGCACTTGTTTTCCCCGACATCGAGGGTACCTCCCCTGAACATCCATGGATCGGTTTCCCGGCTGGGGACCGGAAATTGAGGCGTAGACAGCGTGCAAGGAACCAGGCGGTTGAAGAATCCCCACTCCGACCAGGTCATCCTTGTAAATGCAAGCAAGATGCGTACAAAGAGACTCGGGTCTTTGACGAAATTGAGAGGTTGCGTGAAGCAACCCCCCGAGCGCGTATAAAGCAGAAGCTCGAGTACGTTATCGGTGACGAGAGCCCCAATGATATGAGTGCGAACTCCCCCTCGATTGAACAGAAGGTGGGCATATCCAGCGCACTGTACACGGATATCCACAGGAGTTATCTTGAGTCGTTTTGATTGAGGCTCTACAACTTCCGTgaaatcgtcgtcgtcgtga
This genomic window from Marasmius oreades isolate 03SP1 chromosome 8, whole genome shotgun sequence contains:
- a CDS encoding uncharacterized protein (CAZy:GH20), whose product is MTRSTLFLVAALVSSATALWPQPQSISTGSNALKISPSFHITLSGIKNAPKDLLDAISETKDNIANDKLERLVVGRGAVDAEAVAKSAELKELVVSLEHDGKIRSISEEAVDAIENRVEGYSLTVPEDGSAATLKANSTLGLYRGLTTFQQLWYFWDGKVYLVDAPVEIQDSPKYPYRGLMLDTARNYFPVEDIKRTLDAMSLVKINTFHWHVVDSQSFPLQVPGFMELSEKGAYSPSSVYTPKDVKDIVAYAAARGIDVIAEIDTPGHTSVIAKAFPEHIACNEKTPWATYANEPPAGQLRLASDATVKFTANLIEAASSLFLSKFFSTGGDEVKQSCYQDDEETQQQLNASGKTVETALNDFMKATHEALHKNGKTAVVWQEMVLEHKIELRNDTVIFVWISSTDVKAVAEAGFRLVHAASDYFYLDCGGGGWVGDFPSGNSWCDPFKTWQKAYSFDPTANLTESESKLVLGGQQLLWTEQSGPQNLDSIVWPRAASSAEVFWSGIGGSISQALPRLHELGFRLNQRGVRAIHLQPLWCALRPGVCDLTA